The following are encoded in a window of Nitrospirota bacterium genomic DNA:
- a CDS encoding carbonic anhydrase, which translates to MTVLRPIESLADISPEVRGTPIEDLLRYHNMGATHSPYSQAEVLVGMCMDHRERLSFPENFAYIIRSAGCNLRYSEFQISYAVAIGGVSAIALVGHTSCGMVNLMDRRELFISGLVRRGGWQREWAEAHFMNSVAMFEIGNEVDFLVAEARRLRGRYPTLPVVPLIYRVEDHRLYQLNEQWIQSNATGGDEPCLSSELMAP; encoded by the coding sequence GTGACTGTATTGAGACCGATCGAATCATTGGCCGACATCTCGCCGGAGGTCAGGGGCACACCGATCGAGGATCTCCTTCGCTACCACAATATGGGAGCGACTCACAGCCCCTACAGTCAGGCAGAAGTTTTAGTAGGGATGTGTATGGACCATCGTGAACGGCTGAGTTTCCCGGAAAACTTTGCCTATATCATTCGCTCGGCGGGGTGCAATTTGAGATATAGCGAGTTTCAGATCTCGTATGCCGTGGCGATCGGAGGAGTCTCCGCGATCGCGCTGGTCGGTCATACGAGCTGCGGCATGGTGAATCTGATGGATCGACGGGAGTTATTCATATCCGGACTGGTTCGGCGAGGCGGGTGGCAACGAGAATGGGCGGAGGCCCACTTCATGAATTCTGTGGCCATGTTTGAAATCGGGAATGAAGTCGACTTCTTGGTTGCTGAAGCCAGGAGGCTCCGAGGCCGATATCCCACTCTTCCGGTTGTTCCGTTGATCTATCGCGTAGAGGACCATCGGCTCTACCAGCTGAATGAACAGTGGATCCAATCTAATGCCACAGGTGGAGACGAACCTTGTCTGTCGTCGGAGCTGATGGCCCCGTAG
- a CDS encoding response regulator gives MYPDGYGQRVLVVDDDTHVRALLSALLTYEGYNVFEAGDGLEAVQELQKRHFEVVISDYRMPRFDGMQLLTMCQLLWPETAVVLVSGEDSSWIELAIRRGAHAWVKKPYGRIELVALVRQAIEKVSARTASHEVQA, from the coding sequence ATGTATCCAGATGGCTATGGACAGCGAGTATTGGTTGTCGACGACGATACACATGTCCGAGCGCTGCTCTCGGCTCTACTCACGTATGAAGGGTACAACGTGTTTGAAGCAGGTGATGGGCTCGAGGCGGTTCAAGAGTTACAGAAGCGACATTTCGAGGTCGTCATTTCCGACTATCGCATGCCACGGTTTGATGGGATGCAATTGTTAACGATGTGCCAGCTCCTTTGGCCAGAGACCGCGGTGGTTTTGGTCTCGGGCGAGGACTCAAGTTGGATCGAGCTCGCGATCCGAAGGGGAGCCCATGCGTGGGTGAAGAAGCCGTACGGACGGATTGAACTGGTCGCGTTGGTTCGCCAGGCGATCGAGAAGGTCTCCGCGCGGACCGCTTCTCATGAAGTTCAGGCCTAG
- a CDS encoding GPR1/FUN34/YaaH family transporter, which yields MANEAHPRRSDALAMGLFGLAVGAFTLGLAQLGEIPERNHIGILVIVFVCGGLMPFLAGMAMFRSHEPYCGIALMTYGLFSIAACMAQLVSVSIGVQLSPILYGQLNVVYFMCSAVVVYLTAYRGTTICLLFLMIAATSFLSVPASLGLLTETLPGIGHLVVGLMALYHAVGSVTLSFNGHELVPLGPPLLPRRARAIQAVR from the coding sequence ATGGCCAATGAGGCACATCCACGACGGAGCGACGCGCTGGCGATGGGGTTGTTCGGCCTGGCGGTCGGCGCCTTCACCCTCGGTCTTGCGCAGCTCGGCGAAATTCCGGAGCGGAATCATATCGGAATACTGGTCATCGTCTTCGTCTGCGGCGGTCTGATGCCCTTCCTTGCCGGCATGGCTATGTTCCGCAGTCACGAGCCATATTGCGGTATTGCGTTGATGACGTACGGATTGTTTTCGATTGCCGCCTGCATGGCCCAGCTGGTGAGCGTGAGCATTGGCGTCCAGCTTAGCCCGATATTGTACGGGCAGCTCAATGTCGTTTATTTCATGTGCTCGGCCGTCGTGGTGTATCTTACGGCCTATCGGGGCACTACGATCTGTCTTCTCTTCTTAATGATCGCGGCGACGTCGTTTCTCTCCGTTCCTGCCTCCCTGGGTCTACTGACAGAAACTCTTCCGGGAATCGGGCACCTTGTTGTGGGCCTGATGGCTCTTTATCATGCGGTAGGGAGTGTCACCTTGTCTTTTAACGGCCATGAACTGGTCCCGCTCGGACCGCCGCTATTGCCCCGGAGAGCGAGAGCCATTCAGGCTGTGCGCTAG
- a CDS encoding DUF3365 domain-containing protein produces MNSLRFAAITGMLAILTLGAVTPSTSWAVDRAEAEETARLLAKLLKAGRLVIERNQLLIDDQHKGDKGFTPEVFEQQLVREFREQTNIDLAKLHNTTVVVPPLAKELLPAFVVASKEVVRDAQVVINQRGIGYKNFIPATYGSQAAARFSKHTRVRLKQTTLQPRNPKNEPDEYEASVLKWLSGRPRAEAYVSELTDQGQTLRVVMPIYYVPACLSCHGEPKGELDISGYPKEGYMDGDLAGAITVTLTRP; encoded by the coding sequence ATGAACAGCCTACGATTTGCCGCCATCACGGGAATGCTCGCGATCCTCACCCTCGGAGCCGTAACCCCGAGCACGAGCTGGGCGGTCGATCGTGCTGAGGCGGAGGAGACCGCTCGACTCTTAGCCAAGTTACTCAAAGCGGGCCGGCTGGTCATCGAGCGGAACCAACTACTGATTGACGATCAACATAAGGGAGACAAGGGCTTTACACCCGAAGTGTTTGAACAACAACTTGTTCGGGAGTTTCGCGAACAGACCAACATTGATCTCGCAAAACTGCACAACACGACGGTCGTAGTGCCCCCCCTTGCCAAAGAGCTATTGCCGGCGTTCGTGGTCGCCAGCAAAGAAGTAGTCCGTGATGCCCAAGTCGTCATCAACCAGCGGGGGATTGGGTACAAAAATTTTATTCCAGCCACTTACGGCAGCCAGGCCGCTGCGCGATTCTCCAAACACACACGCGTACGACTCAAGCAAACCACCTTACAACCACGCAATCCAAAAAATGAACCGGACGAATACGAGGCCTCGGTTCTGAAGTGGCTGTCTGGACGTCCTCGAGCCGAAGCCTACGTCAGCGAACTCACCGATCAAGGCCAAACCTTGCGGGTCGTCATGCCGATCTATTATGTACCGGCCTGCCTCAGCTGCCATGGTGAGCCAAAAGGCGAGCTGGATATTTCCGGATACCCCAAGGAGGGCTACATGGACGGTGACCTCGCAGGAGCGATCACGGTGACCCTGACTCGGCCCTAG
- a CDS encoding transporter substrate-binding domain-containing protein, with translation MSHTLRTTLEAPRHEAGTGAPFIGMLRGWASLLLIAFMLQGCGLVIDAVQLLHPVATNELDAICARGQIRVGMAVEPFQPFVFPAIYTDEGLRVTGLDVELVREISAALSQRCGNKEPIVPTLQLIRFRNLFIELTEGNLDLFVSSISANVAAPGRIGLAYSNPYFDAGGIGGITVRPDVAERVSASIRRSERVADAHLMSEALAGLTVAVQEGTSAQFYAEANLKGITLVLCDSLPAAFESQHPPIDLILGKEPVLNYTVRRVRKDWQLLTVGNGKPLILTREHYAIVTDEESYRLRRFLNDLLFRLDESGRLTEMRQRWLEENYAYPRRAATEGLPFAAEKMPQHYDQGQCRLADTRSR, from the coding sequence ATGTCTCACACATTGCGAACGACCCTGGAGGCTCCACGACATGAGGCCGGAACCGGCGCGCCGTTCATCGGGATGTTGCGCGGCTGGGCGTCACTGTTGCTCATCGCGTTCATGCTGCAGGGCTGTGGGCTGGTGATAGATGCGGTCCAACTGCTGCATCCCGTCGCCACGAACGAACTCGATGCGATCTGCGCCAGGGGCCAGATCCGCGTCGGCATGGCAGTTGAACCCTTTCAGCCCTTCGTGTTCCCGGCCATCTATACAGACGAAGGGCTACGCGTCACAGGACTCGATGTCGAGCTCGTGCGCGAAATCAGCGCGGCCCTCTCGCAACGCTGCGGCAACAAGGAACCGATCGTGCCGACGCTACAACTGATTCGTTTCCGAAACCTCTTCATCGAACTGACGGAAGGCAATCTCGACTTGTTTGTGTCTTCTATCAGCGCCAACGTGGCAGCACCAGGACGCATCGGCCTCGCCTATTCGAACCCCTACTTTGATGCCGGAGGCATCGGTGGCATCACTGTACGTCCTGACGTCGCTGAACGCGTGAGTGCGTCTATCCGTCGCTCTGAGCGAGTGGCCGATGCACATCTCATGTCCGAGGCCCTTGCAGGGCTGACCGTGGCCGTTCAAGAAGGCACCAGTGCCCAATTCTATGCGGAAGCCAATCTGAAAGGCATCACGCTCGTGCTCTGCGACTCACTTCCCGCTGCCTTCGAGTCCCAACACCCACCGATCGACCTTATTCTTGGAAAAGAACCGGTCCTCAACTATACGGTACGCCGGGTCCGCAAAGATTGGCAGCTCCTCACAGTGGGAAATGGTAAGCCGCTGATCCTGACCCGTGAACACTATGCAATCGTCACCGACGAGGAGAGCTATCGGTTACGACGGTTCCTCAATGACCTCCTGTTCCGGCTTGATGAATCGGGCCGGCTCACCGAGATGCGGCAGCGCTGGCTAGAGGAAAATTACGCCTATCCTCGCCGGGCCGCAACGGAAGGGCTTCCGTTTGCCGCAGAGAAAATGCCTCAGCATTACGATCAAGGCCAATGCCGACTGGCCGACACCCGGTCACGATGA
- a CDS encoding multicopper oxidase domain-containing protein, whose protein sequence is MQSSRHHYGTRAILTGLLVGGLALSAPAWAKTHDIAMTAVESDVVIDGSGEKYAAWTFNGTMPGPVVRVTEGDTINFTLTNPATNKNPHAMDFHAAEIDFLKNYRAINAGETISYTFVAKKPGIFFYHCGAPPMIQHVARGMFGAIIVDPKDTKAWAKADREYVLVQSEFFKNPNDVQAMFDRKFDGVMFNGGIFKYHPFVTGGGKLDAKPGERVRIYFVNAGPNEFSAFHPIGEIWDNVYESGNPANNLKGVQTYVVGPGSAATFDVVAESAGAYPLVTHSLTGALRGAIAVLLVGPDAKDAPLMPMVPWVLPAK, encoded by the coding sequence ATGCAATCATCGCGACACCACTATGGCACTCGTGCCATCCTCACGGGCTTACTCGTCGGAGGCCTAGCCCTCTCGGCACCGGCATGGGCCAAGACTCATGACATCGCTATGACAGCGGTGGAATCGGATGTCGTCATCGATGGGAGCGGAGAGAAGTATGCCGCCTGGACCTTCAACGGAACCATGCCGGGGCCAGTCGTCCGCGTCACCGAAGGCGACACGATCAACTTTACCCTGACCAACCCCGCCACGAACAAGAATCCTCATGCCATGGACTTCCATGCCGCAGAAATCGACTTCCTAAAGAACTATCGGGCCATCAATGCCGGCGAAACCATCAGCTATACCTTCGTCGCCAAAAAACCCGGTATTTTCTTCTACCATTGCGGTGCGCCTCCGATGATCCAACATGTCGCCCGCGGCATGTTCGGCGCCATCATCGTCGATCCGAAAGATACGAAAGCCTGGGCAAAAGCCGATCGCGAATATGTCCTCGTGCAGTCCGAGTTCTTCAAAAATCCCAACGATGTACAGGCCATGTTCGACCGAAAGTTCGATGGAGTCATGTTTAACGGCGGCATCTTCAAATACCACCCGTTCGTGACCGGAGGCGGCAAGCTGGATGCGAAACCAGGCGAGCGAGTTCGAATCTACTTCGTCAACGCGGGCCCGAACGAGTTCTCCGCCTTTCACCCGATCGGCGAAATCTGGGACAACGTCTATGAGAGCGGCAATCCGGCCAATAATCTGAAGGGTGTGCAGACCTATGTCGTCGGCCCTGGCAGCGCAGCCACATTCGACGTCGTGGCTGAATCAGCCGGCGCCTACCCACTCGTCACACATTCGCTCACGGGTGCGCTACGCGGCGCCATTGCGGTATTACTGGTGGGACCAGACGCCAAGGACGCACCACTTATGCCGATGGTGCCCTGGGTACTGCCAGCGAAGTAA
- a CDS encoding Crp/Fnr family transcriptional regulator, translated as MSKRPSKSPSKPSGPVLPQGLDHIPLLNILSIADRQRVLQELTETRYGKHDYIFREGDPTEYFHIVKEGTVKCVKSTPEGKECTLKMLMPGDLFCCDAAAFDGTAHPGSAQPMGDVSILRMKKKSYFEMLRRNPDAAMEVIKYLGNRLNEAQEKTKDLALDRADQRLASLLVDLAARNGIADQNGIRLTVRMTRQDMANMVGITTETAIRIMSRFKRDRLVSGTANRLLIRDLKGLKALASAS; from the coding sequence TTGTCGAAGCGACCAAGCAAATCACCAAGTAAGCCGTCTGGTCCAGTCCTTCCTCAAGGGCTGGACCACATTCCCCTCCTGAACATCCTGTCCATCGCGGACCGCCAACGCGTGCTCCAGGAATTGACCGAAACCCGTTACGGCAAACACGACTACATCTTCCGCGAAGGCGACCCCACCGAATACTTCCACATCGTCAAGGAAGGAACCGTCAAGTGCGTGAAGTCCACGCCGGAGGGAAAGGAATGTACGCTGAAGATGCTGATGCCGGGGGATCTCTTCTGTTGCGACGCGGCCGCGTTCGATGGGACGGCTCATCCAGGCTCGGCCCAGCCCATGGGAGACGTCAGCATTCTCCGGATGAAAAAGAAATCCTATTTCGAGATGCTGCGGCGAAATCCCGATGCCGCGATGGAAGTCATTAAATACCTGGGCAATCGTTTGAACGAAGCACAGGAGAAGACTAAAGACCTCGCGCTCGACCGCGCCGACCAACGGCTCGCCTCCTTGCTCGTGGACCTTGCAGCCCGTAACGGCATTGCAGATCAGAATGGAATCCGCCTGACGGTTCGGATGACCAGACAAGACATGGCCAACATGGTGGGGATTACTACAGAAACAGCCATTCGCATCATGAGCCGATTCAAGCGCGACCGGTTGGTCTCCGGTACCGCCAACCGCCTCCTGATTCGCGACCTCAAAGGGCTGAAAGCCCTTGCCTCCGCCTCATAA
- a CDS encoding transketolase, whose translation MASSVVSPDILNALHNKATQLRIESVRATSEAGSGHPSSCCSAAEIVAALFFTVMRYDPKNPKAINSDRFVLSKGHAAPLLYAAWAEAGLFPKSDLLKLRTLTSDLEGHPTPRLSFVDMATGSLGQGLPVGIGIALNAKFVDKLDHRTYVLMGDGESVEGSVWEAAEVARHHGLDNLCAIVDVNRLGQSDPTMLQHDMEAYRARWSGFGWHAIVIDGHDLSAVVNAFQEAATTKGKPTVLLAKTFKGRGLSFMENHPSWHGKPVPKGEETQKAIDELTKQLKPSSISLSSQKPAQPAPNATATSALPPSPYKLGDSAATREAFGVALEAIGAANPLVVGLDADVKNSTYTDKFGKKFPNRFFENFIAEQNMLGAAAGLAACGKIPFVATFAAFFTRAYDFIRMAAISQSNIKLVGTHVGVSIGEDGPSQMGLEDIAMMAAQPGVVVLYPSDATCTYRLVEIAAAHKGMVYLRAGRPKAPVIYGPEERFQIGGSKVLRQSASDVLTIVAAGVTLFEALNAYDQLKAAGISVRVIDLYSIAPIDRTTLIDSARATQGRILTVEDHYAHGGLGDAVLSAVGPEGLRVHKLAVRVIPHSGKPDELVDHFGIGARSIVEATKQITK comes from the coding sequence ATGGCCAGTTCAGTCGTTTCGCCCGATATCCTGAATGCTCTCCATAATAAGGCCACGCAGCTCCGCATCGAAAGTGTTCGGGCGACCAGCGAAGCCGGAAGCGGCCACCCCTCAAGTTGCTGCTCTGCTGCCGAGATCGTGGCTGCCCTCTTTTTCACTGTGATGCGGTACGACCCAAAGAATCCGAAGGCCATCAACAGCGATCGATTCGTCCTCTCAAAAGGGCATGCCGCTCCCCTGCTATACGCCGCCTGGGCGGAAGCAGGCCTCTTTCCGAAAAGCGACCTTTTGAAGTTACGCACCTTGACTTCAGACCTTGAAGGACACCCGACGCCCCGCTTGTCGTTCGTCGATATGGCAACCGGTTCATTGGGCCAAGGCCTCCCTGTCGGCATCGGCATCGCCCTCAATGCAAAGTTCGTCGACAAGCTCGATCACCGAACCTATGTCTTAATGGGCGACGGAGAGTCGGTTGAGGGATCCGTCTGGGAAGCAGCAGAAGTCGCACGCCACCATGGATTAGACAACCTCTGTGCGATTGTCGATGTCAATCGACTCGGTCAAAGCGATCCCACGATGTTGCAGCATGACATGGAGGCCTATCGTGCACGCTGGTCTGGATTCGGCTGGCATGCCATCGTCATTGATGGACACGATCTCTCTGCTGTCGTGAACGCATTCCAAGAAGCCGCAACCACCAAGGGCAAACCGACGGTGCTGCTCGCCAAGACCTTTAAGGGTCGCGGTCTCTCGTTTATGGAAAACCACCCCAGCTGGCACGGAAAGCCCGTCCCCAAAGGTGAAGAGACACAGAAGGCGATCGATGAACTGACCAAACAGCTCAAACCAAGCTCAATTTCGCTCTCTAGTCAGAAACCCGCACAGCCGGCACCGAACGCTACCGCCACCAGCGCGCTGCCACCGTCACCCTATAAGCTTGGCGATTCCGCCGCGACGCGCGAAGCCTTCGGTGTTGCACTCGAAGCCATCGGCGCAGCAAACCCCTTGGTGGTCGGACTCGATGCCGACGTGAAGAACTCAACCTATACCGACAAATTCGGCAAGAAATTTCCAAATCGGTTTTTTGAAAACTTCATCGCCGAACAAAACATGCTTGGCGCGGCAGCAGGACTTGCCGCCTGCGGCAAGATTCCCTTCGTCGCAACCTTTGCGGCATTCTTCACCCGCGCCTACGACTTCATCCGGATGGCGGCCATCAGCCAATCGAACATCAAACTGGTGGGCACACACGTCGGCGTCAGCATCGGCGAAGACGGCCCCTCGCAAATGGGACTCGAAGATATCGCGATGATGGCGGCCCAACCAGGCGTCGTCGTCCTCTATCCCTCAGATGCCACCTGCACCTACAGACTGGTCGAAATAGCGGCCGCTCACAAAGGAATGGTCTACCTCCGCGCCGGAAGACCTAAAGCGCCAGTCATCTATGGACCAGAGGAGCGTTTTCAGATCGGCGGCTCCAAAGTCCTTCGCCAGAGCGCCTCGGACGTCCTCACGATCGTCGCAGCGGGCGTGACACTCTTCGAAGCGCTCAACGCCTACGATCAGCTCAAGGCGGCTGGAATTTCCGTACGAGTGATCGACCTCTACAGCATCGCACCGATCGACCGCACAACCTTGATCGACAGTGCCCGAGCCACCCAAGGACGTATCCTTACGGTGGAAGACCACTATGCCCACGGAGGGTTAGGCGACGCGGTCCTCAGTGCGGTTGGACCAGAAGGGTTACGAGTACACAAACTTGCGGTTCGGGTCATTCCACACAGCGGAAAGCCGGACGAACTCGTGGATCACTTTGGGATCGGAGCACGCTCGATTGTCGAAGCGACCAAGCAAATCACCAAGTAA
- a CDS encoding fibronectin type III domain-containing protein has product MTSFSKPQLRLTTFFAGLLLSMASLLTGCGGGGETGSDPSVTVTPGSSAPGSSSGGSAPVAGATASLAWSPVPDPSVMAYFVHYGRQSPGQPGSCAYEQSQYVGSPSATITGLEPNTLYYFTVSAYNGLESACSSEVSTITPPSSV; this is encoded by the coding sequence ATGACCTCATTCAGCAAGCCTCAACTACGCCTCACCACATTTTTCGCAGGTCTGCTTCTTAGTATGGCCTCGCTGCTGACTGGATGCGGCGGCGGCGGAGAAACTGGCAGCGACCCAAGCGTCACTGTAACTCCAGGCAGTAGCGCTCCCGGTAGCAGCAGTGGAGGGTCGGCACCGGTGGCAGGAGCAACCGCATCTCTCGCATGGAGTCCGGTCCCGGACCCCTCCGTCATGGCTTACTTTGTCCATTACGGCCGTCAATCACCAGGTCAACCTGGCAGCTGCGCATATGAACAATCGCAGTACGTTGGCTCCCCGTCGGCCACGATTACTGGCCTTGAGCCCAATACGCTCTACTACTTTACAGTCAGTGCCTATAACGGACTCGAAAGCGCCTGTTCAAGTGAAGTATCGACCATCACGCCTCCTTCCTCCGTGTAG
- a CDS encoding sulfite exporter TauE/SafE family protein, with translation MDVVVLVLITFIAATVNGALGYGFSSITVPVALLFYTNRILNPALVLVELVINGYVLFINRKSVPNIWWRVAPILIGLLIGVAIGSYILSLVHPSWVKFVTYFMLLPLILLQAAGIRKPIKAEKAIAIPFGVGIGTLYSVTTISGPPLALLFNNQGYAKQDFRAALGVIRVGEAVMTGIAYYFIGLYSAESLEIIPYIIPSVLLGIPLGSYLIRLMDPETFRRICMAFDALIVAFGMSRVLIELNLATAVTTYSILSIVMILNAYLLFRYFRDRTVP, from the coding sequence ATGGATGTAGTCGTACTAGTACTGATCACGTTCATAGCCGCCACCGTCAACGGGGCCCTCGGATACGGATTTTCTTCGATCACGGTTCCCGTCGCGCTGCTGTTTTACACCAACCGTATTCTGAATCCGGCGTTGGTCCTGGTGGAATTAGTGATCAATGGGTACGTCCTCTTCATCAACCGCAAAAGCGTCCCGAACATTTGGTGGCGCGTGGCGCCCATTTTGATCGGCCTCCTGATCGGTGTCGCGATCGGTAGCTATATCCTCTCCCTTGTCCATCCGTCCTGGGTCAAATTTGTGACCTACTTTATGCTGCTGCCCTTGATTCTGCTTCAGGCTGCCGGTATCAGAAAGCCCATCAAAGCCGAAAAGGCCATCGCAATCCCGTTCGGAGTAGGAATTGGAACCCTCTATTCTGTGACGACGATCTCAGGCCCTCCTCTTGCGCTGCTGTTCAACAATCAAGGGTATGCGAAACAGGATTTCCGGGCCGCGCTGGGCGTCATTCGAGTAGGGGAAGCGGTCATGACGGGAATCGCCTACTACTTCATTGGACTCTATAGCGCCGAGAGCCTGGAAATCATTCCCTACATCATTCCCAGCGTCCTGCTGGGAATTCCCCTGGGAAGCTACCTCATCCGTTTGATGGACCCTGAAACCTTCAGACGAATCTGCATGGCCTTCGATGCCTTGATCGTCGCATTCGGCATGTCCCGAGTGCTGATCGAGTTAAACCTGGCCACCGCCGTCACCACCTACAGCATCCTCTCCATCGTGATGATCCTGAATGCATACTTACTGTTTCGCTACTTTCGAGATAGAACCGTCCCATAG
- a CDS encoding Rrf2 family transcriptional regulator, whose protein sequence is MKLSKKSEYGLRALLELTLFYGKATLQRHQIAERQHIPVEFLEQILLALKRAGLLSSRRGMKGGYALIKPPGEITLGQVIRILDGPLAPIGCVSKTAYQKCADCPYAEHAQCPVQHVMGTVRDAIAGILDHYTLDDFACGHHKG, encoded by the coding sequence ATGAAGCTCTCAAAAAAAAGCGAATACGGCCTTCGCGCGCTGCTGGAACTCACACTCTTCTACGGCAAAGCAACGCTCCAGCGGCACCAGATCGCAGAGCGCCAGCATATCCCCGTCGAATTCCTTGAGCAGATCCTGCTTGCACTAAAACGAGCCGGCCTTCTCTCGAGCCGTCGAGGGATGAAGGGTGGCTACGCGCTCATTAAACCTCCAGGAGAAATCACCCTCGGACAAGTGATTCGCATTTTGGATGGCCCCCTCGCTCCCATCGGATGTGTGAGCAAGACGGCCTATCAAAAATGCGCGGACTGCCCCTACGCCGAGCATGCCCAATGTCCGGTGCAGCACGTGATGGGCACCGTGCGTGACGCCATTGCCGGCATCCTGGACCACTATACACTCGACGACTTCGCCTGCGGACATCACAAAGGATAA
- a CDS encoding glycine--tRNA ligase subunit alpha, whose amino-acid sequence MNYQDLILTLHHYWADQGCVIQQPYDLEMGAGTFHPATFLRSLGPEPWRAAYPQPCRRPTDGRYGENPNRMQHYYQYQVVLKPAPDNIQALYLESLAQLGIDPKQHDIRFIQDDWESPTLGAWGLGWEVRLDGMEITQFTYFQEIGGIELNPITVEITYGTERIAMYLQQVNNVFDLAWNDAVTYGDIHHETEVQFSTYNFEEGDVAMLMATFQSFEGECKRLLANREKRLTLPAYEFCIKSSHLFNLLDARGAISVAERTGYIARVRALARQCAERYIEERAAMGHPLLNRGGGRDGAKSAASRVRTTARRS is encoded by the coding sequence GTGAACTACCAGGATCTCATTCTCACGTTGCATCATTATTGGGCCGACCAAGGTTGTGTGATCCAGCAACCCTATGATCTGGAAATGGGTGCCGGGACCTTCCATCCAGCCACATTTCTTCGGTCCCTTGGTCCTGAACCCTGGCGAGCTGCCTATCCCCAACCCTGTCGTCGTCCCACTGATGGGCGATATGGCGAAAATCCGAATCGTATGCAGCACTACTACCAGTATCAGGTTGTGCTGAAGCCGGCTCCGGACAATATCCAAGCGTTGTATCTGGAGAGTCTGGCCCAATTGGGGATTGATCCGAAGCAGCACGACATCCGGTTCATTCAAGACGACTGGGAGTCTCCTACGTTAGGCGCCTGGGGCCTAGGCTGGGAGGTGCGTCTCGACGGGATGGAAATCACGCAGTTCACCTACTTTCAGGAAATCGGCGGGATTGAACTCAACCCCATTACCGTTGAAATCACATACGGGACCGAACGCATCGCGATGTATCTGCAACAAGTGAATAACGTCTTCGACCTCGCCTGGAACGATGCAGTGACGTATGGCGACATCCATCACGAAACCGAGGTGCAGTTCTCGACCTATAATTTCGAAGAAGGCGATGTGGCGATGCTCATGGCCACGTTTCAATCGTTCGAGGGAGAATGTAAACGGCTGCTGGCAAATCGCGAGAAGCGGTTGACCCTTCCGGCCTACGAATTCTGTATCAAGTCCTCGCACCTCTTCAACCTACTCGATGCCCGTGGAGCCATCAGCGTGGCAGAACGTACAGGCTATATCGCCAGGGTTCGTGCGCTGGCGCGCCAATGTGCCGAACGTTATATTGAAGAACGAGCGGCGATGGGGCATCCGCTGCTCAATCGAGGCGGGGGGCGTGATGGAGCGAAGTCGGCAGCGTCGCGCGTGAGAACTACGGCCCGCCGCTCATAA